Proteins from a single region of Chryseobacterium sp. T16E-39:
- a CDS encoding DUF6443 domain-containing protein: protein MKKIKQIISIACVLTASLIHAQLSTTENYVYSKTYLDYNTSNVATKTAETVQYFDGLGRPKQVVNIKASPTGKDVVTPIEYDGFGRQVKDYLPVPQSNTLNGAIVPTPLANVTSTPYGQEKIYAEKTLENSPLDRLLEQKQVGTAWNDKPVKFEYGTNTSTEVKKYVTVTTFPDDITISKLVSATANYGANQLYKNTVTDEDGNKTVEFKNGKGQVVLVRKVVSATVNADTYYVYNEYNQLAFVIPPAAPATIDDTALNNFCYQYRYDGKGRLAEKKLPGKGWEHMVYDKADRLIFTQDDVLRQQGKWLFTKYDNVGRVIYTGIILAAPRASLQKTASNFVVTDSRDMVGFNKNGIQVYYTNILFNEIQTLLSVNYYDFYVVGDPFPTMVFDQTVLPSDVQQYGKSTKGLPLSSLVKNIEDDNWTKTYFYYDFKGRLIRQFAFNHLGGYHNTEKQLDFSGNQQQVITQHKRLATDTEKIIREKFTYDSQNRLIAHSHQVDSGPLEFLARNKYNELSQLEYKKVGGTVTDPLQQIDYKYNIRGWMTQINDPAALGSDLFGYKINYNQVEGLETPDALDATLKVKPKFNGNIAEVSWKTLTGQNEPLRRYGYVYDSLNRLTAGFYQGSNPSAKEYFEKVEYDLNGNISRLKRSQGITGGTTAGMIDNLKYDYLGNRLTKVTDEQQNPSGYPYVVSPTEIGYDLNGNMTNYRDKDIQKIIYNYLNLPSNIEKGTGKNRELTDYIYRADGVKVRKVFSGSVVTQTDYLDGFQYKDNILQFAPSAEGYYDFVKNKYIYNYTDHLGNVRLSYQKGTSGLEIIEENNYYPFGLKHEGYNGLAGNPAYQYKYLGKELQETGFYDLNARFYMPDAVVFGQHDPLSEKTLQPYAYSYNNPVRYGDPTGLSGNDFVQRKDGSIYWDKNATSQATTKAGETYLGKDLTFTFNSYIDPKLWDGPLGGFATGDKLTSTITVSSNTDADNNLLSIDIKSSEPIVHKTGGLIPNNDYFPGQQNVGLNIKGMKNGSATYEQHARVNGFDKLGIEAMGYSAPNVAQKLSIGLSGNNLSVTAATDVYPSAKLTVNSSQLFKYNQPSFKATFGKEFVGYRESRSYGNDAPIPVYRSLTPSPSFYTRYKK from the coding sequence ATGAAAAAGATAAAACAAATCATATCCATTGCCTGTGTTCTTACGGCAAGTTTGATTCATGCACAGCTTTCTACAACAGAAAACTATGTGTACTCAAAAACTTACCTCGATTACAATACCAGCAATGTAGCAACTAAAACTGCAGAAACCGTCCAATATTTCGATGGATTAGGAAGACCTAAACAGGTGGTCAATATAAAAGCCTCTCCAACCGGGAAAGATGTGGTGACCCCTATTGAATACGATGGATTCGGAAGACAGGTGAAAGATTATTTACCCGTCCCACAGTCTAATACATTAAATGGAGCTATTGTTCCAACTCCTTTAGCAAATGTAACAAGTACTCCTTACGGACAGGAGAAGATCTATGCTGAAAAGACATTAGAAAATTCTCCTCTGGACAGACTTCTTGAACAAAAACAAGTTGGAACAGCCTGGAATGATAAACCTGTAAAGTTTGAATATGGTACAAATACATCTACAGAAGTTAAAAAATATGTAACAGTAACTACCTTTCCGGATGATATTACAATTTCAAAATTGGTTTCAGCAACTGCTAATTATGGAGCTAACCAGCTCTATAAAAATACAGTTACTGATGAAGATGGTAATAAAACGGTAGAGTTCAAGAATGGAAAAGGGCAGGTTGTCCTGGTAAGAAAGGTAGTTAGTGCTACTGTCAATGCCGATACTTATTATGTGTATAACGAGTACAATCAGTTGGCTTTTGTGATTCCCCCTGCGGCACCGGCTACAATAGATGATACCGCACTGAATAATTTCTGCTATCAGTACCGATATGATGGAAAAGGCAGACTGGCAGAGAAGAAACTACCCGGTAAAGGATGGGAGCATATGGTTTACGATAAAGCAGACAGGCTTATTTTTACACAAGATGATGTGCTGAGACAACAAGGGAAATGGCTTTTTACAAAATATGATAATGTAGGAAGAGTTATTTATACCGGGATTATACTGGCTGCTCCCAGAGCGTCATTGCAAAAAACTGCAAGTAATTTTGTTGTTACCGATTCAAGAGATATGGTAGGTTTTAATAAAAATGGTATCCAGGTTTACTACACTAATATATTGTTTAACGAGATACAAACTTTATTATCTGTTAATTACTACGATTTTTACGTGGTAGGCGATCCTTTTCCTACTATGGTATTTGATCAGACTGTACTCCCTTCGGATGTACAGCAATATGGAAAAAGTACAAAAGGGCTTCCTCTCTCCAGTCTAGTAAAGAATATTGAAGATGACAATTGGACAAAAACTTATTTCTATTATGATTTTAAAGGCAGGCTCATAAGACAATTTGCTTTCAATCATTTGGGAGGATATCATAATACAGAGAAGCAATTGGATTTTTCTGGAAATCAGCAACAAGTTATTACCCAACATAAAAGACTCGCCACAGATACAGAAAAGATAATAAGAGAAAAATTCACTTATGATAGCCAGAACAGGCTTATAGCTCACAGTCATCAGGTAGATAGTGGACCTCTTGAATTTTTGGCACGAAACAAATACAACGAACTTTCTCAACTAGAATATAAAAAAGTAGGAGGTACTGTTACAGATCCACTCCAACAGATCGATTATAAGTATAATATAAGAGGCTGGATGACCCAGATTAATGATCCTGCTGCTTTAGGAAGTGATCTGTTTGGGTATAAAATCAATTATAATCAGGTTGAAGGATTAGAAACTCCTGATGCATTAGATGCAACATTAAAAGTAAAGCCTAAGTTCAATGGAAATATTGCTGAAGTATCCTGGAAAACCCTAACAGGTCAAAATGAGCCTCTAAGACGCTATGGATATGTATATGATTCTCTTAACAGGCTTACAGCAGGCTTTTACCAGGGAAGCAATCCATCAGCAAAAGAGTATTTTGAAAAGGTAGAATATGATCTTAATGGAAATATCTCCAGATTAAAAAGGTCTCAGGGAATAACTGGTGGAACAACTGCTGGAATGATAGATAATCTTAAATATGATTACCTGGGAAACAGACTCACTAAGGTTACTGATGAACAACAGAATCCCTCTGGCTACCCGTATGTCGTGAGCCCAACTGAAATTGGCTATGATCTGAATGGGAATATGACAAATTATAGGGATAAAGATATCCAAAAGATAATCTATAACTACCTTAATTTGCCTAGTAACATAGAAAAAGGCACTGGTAAAAACAGAGAGTTAACTGATTATATATATAGGGCAGATGGTGTAAAGGTTCGGAAGGTTTTTTCTGGCAGTGTCGTGACCCAGACAGATTATTTGGACGGATTTCAATATAAAGATAATATATTACAGTTTGCTCCTTCAGCAGAAGGCTATTATGATTTTGTAAAAAATAAGTATATTTACAATTATACAGACCATTTAGGAAATGTAAGATTAAGCTATCAGAAGGGGACATCTGGATTAGAGATTATTGAAGAAAATAATTACTATCCATTTGGATTGAAACATGAGGGGTATAATGGTTTAGCTGGAAACCCAGCTTATCAGTATAAGTACCTTGGTAAGGAATTGCAAGAGACTGGTTTTTACGATTTAAATGCTCGTTTTTATATGCCGGATGCTGTGGTTTTTGGACAGCATGACCCTCTTTCTGAAAAGACATTACAACCTTATGCTTATAGTTATAACAATCCCGTCCGTTACGGAGATCCGACAGGATTAAGTGGAAATGATTTTGTTCAAAGGAAAGACGGTTCTATCTATTGGGATAAAAATGCAACCTCTCAAGCTACTACTAAAGCTGGAGAGACATATCTAGGCAAAGATCTCACGTTCACTTTTAATAGTTATATTGACCCCAAATTATGGGATGGCCCATTAGGAGGATTTGCCACAGGAGATAAATTAACTTCTACAATTACAGTTAGTTCAAATACTGATGCTGATAATAATTTATTGTCGATAGATATAAAATCTTCTGAACCTATTGTTCACAAAACAGGCGGTTTAATCCCTAATAATGATTATTTCCCTGGGCAACAAAATGTAGGCTTAAATATAAAAGGTATGAAAAATGGATCTGCTACTTATGAACAACATGCTAGAGTAAATGGTTTTGATAAATTAGGTATTGAGGCTATGGGCTATAGTGCTCCTAATGTTGCTCAAAAATTATCTATTGGCCTTTCTGGTAATAATTTATCGGTTACTGCTGCGACAGATGTTTATCCATCTGCGAAATTAACTGTAAATAGCTCTCAATTGTTTAAATACAATCAACCATCCTTTAAAGCGACTTTTGGAAAGGAATTTGTGGGATATAGAGAATCTAGGAGTTATGGTAATGATGCGCCAATACCTGTTTACAGATCTTTGACTCCATCACCTTCGTTTTACACCCGTTATAAAAAATAG